In Horticoccus luteus, the following proteins share a genomic window:
- a CDS encoding ADP-polyphosphate phosphotransferase, translating into MKISLKKFCVPEGDKVRLKDWPTRVKPFYASKHDYRKMLDGHLQELRERQNLLYAHDRFALLLIFQAMDAAGKDGAIKHVMSGVNPQGCQVFSFKQPSAEELDHDFLWRTTRCLPERGRIGIFNRSYYEEVLITRVHPEVLAAENLPAGTTEEKSFWKHRYHAINALEKHLHRSGTRILKFFLHLSKEEQRQRFLARIDDPEKNWKFSAADVAERARWDDYQSAYEDCLSATSTARAPWYVVPADDKHNARLIISEAVRQTLDGLKMSYPSSTPEHRDELLAVRKQLAAEGA; encoded by the coding sequence ATGAAAATTTCCCTGAAAAAATTCTGCGTGCCCGAGGGCGACAAGGTGCGGCTCAAGGATTGGCCGACGCGAGTGAAACCTTTTTATGCGTCCAAGCACGATTATCGGAAGATGCTGGACGGGCATTTGCAGGAGCTGCGCGAGCGCCAGAATCTGTTGTATGCGCACGATCGTTTTGCGTTGCTGCTCATTTTTCAGGCGATGGATGCGGCGGGGAAGGATGGCGCGATCAAGCATGTGATGTCGGGCGTGAATCCGCAGGGATGCCAGGTGTTCAGTTTCAAGCAGCCGAGCGCGGAGGAGCTGGACCACGATTTTCTGTGGCGGACGACGCGTTGCCTGCCGGAGCGCGGGCGGATCGGGATTTTCAATCGGTCGTATTATGAGGAGGTGTTAATCACGCGGGTGCACCCGGAGGTTTTGGCGGCGGAAAATCTGCCGGCGGGCACGACGGAGGAGAAATCGTTTTGGAAACACCGCTACCACGCGATCAACGCGCTGGAGAAGCATCTGCATCGCAGCGGGACGCGGATCCTGAAGTTTTTTCTGCATCTTTCGAAGGAGGAGCAGCGGCAGCGGTTTCTGGCGCGGATCGACGATCCGGAAAAGAACTGGAAGTTCAGTGCGGCGGATGTGGCGGAGCGCGCGCGCTGGGATGACTACCAAAGCGCTTACGAAGACTGCCTGAGCGCGACGAGCACGGCGCGGGCACCGTGGTATGTGGTGCCGGCAGACGACAAGCACAACGCGCGGTTGATCATTTCGGAGGCCGTGCGGCAGACGTTGGATGGACTCAAGATGAGTTACCCCTCGTCCACGCCGGAGCACCGCGACGAACTTCTCGCGGTGCGCAAACAGCTGGCCGCGGAAGGGGCCTGA
- a CDS encoding SufE family protein, translating to MYPPKLQEIVDLFDFLPDEEKRENLIAYADGAAACALKPGESFDLEDTRKDEECTDTVGVFLKVDPATRAMHFRVNLGPQVQTLTRAMTAILCKGLDGASPEEVMEVPQDFVPKIVGGQLVRLRSQTVYYILTRMKSACKVWLNRERAAQAAG from the coding sequence CGAAGCTCCAGGAGATCGTCGACCTGTTCGACTTTTTGCCCGACGAGGAAAAGCGCGAGAACCTCATCGCCTACGCCGACGGCGCGGCGGCGTGCGCGTTGAAGCCGGGCGAGTCGTTCGACTTGGAAGACACGCGCAAAGATGAGGAATGCACCGACACGGTGGGCGTTTTCCTGAAGGTCGATCCGGCGACGCGCGCGATGCACTTTCGCGTGAATCTCGGGCCGCAGGTGCAAACGCTGACACGGGCGATGACGGCGATTTTGTGCAAGGGCCTGGACGGAGCCTCGCCCGAGGAAGTGATGGAGGTGCCGCAGGATTTTGTGCCCAAAATCGTCGGCGGACAGTTGGTGCGGCTGCGCAGCCAGACGGTGTATTACATTCTCACGCGGATGAAAAGCGCCTGCAAGGTGTGGCTCAATCGCGAGCGGGCGGCGCAGGCGGCCGGCTAA